CAGCACCGCCGATCTCAACCCTTTAGTGCAGCAGCCAGAATCAGCGCCTTCATCTCCGACACTGCCGACTTGAACCCGACGAACAACGCATGGGCCACCAGCGCATGGCCGATGTTCAGTTCGTTGATGCCCTTGATTGCCGCAACAGCCTCGACGTTGTGATAGTGCAAACCATGGCCGGCGTTGACGATCAGGCCTTGGGCCAGACCGAATGCCACGCCATCGGCCACACGCTTGAGCTCTTCAGCAACTTCGGTTGGCGTCTCGGCGTCCGCGTAACGCCCGGTGTGCAATTCAATGGCCGGCGCGCCGACACGACGGGACGCCTCAATCTGCCGCTCGTCAGCGTCGATGAACAGCGACACTTCGCAGCCAATCTTCGCCAGGCGATCCACCGCCGCCTTGATCCGCGCTTCCTGCCCCGCTACGTCCAGACCGCCTTCAGTGGTCAGTTCCTGACGGGTTTCCGGCACCAGGCAAACGTGCGCCGGGCGGACACGCTCGGCGAACGCCATCATTTCTTCGGTGACGCCCATTTCGAAATTCATGCGGGTTTGCAGCACGTCCTTGAGCAGCAGGACATCGCGCTCCTGAATGTGCCGGCGGTCTTCACGCAGATGCACGGTGATGCCGTCAGCGCCCGCCTCTTCCGCGTCCAGCGCTGCCTTGACCGGATCCGGGTAACGAGTACCCCGGGCCTGACGCAGGGTGG
The Pseudomonas sp. GR 6-02 genome window above contains:
- the pdxJ gene encoding pyridoxine 5'-phosphate synthase; amino-acid sequence: MTTSNRILLGVNIDHVATLRQARGTRYPDPVKAALDAEEAGADGITVHLREDRRHIQERDVLLLKDVLQTRMNFEMGVTEEMMAFAERVRPAHVCLVPETRQELTTEGGLDVAGQEARIKAAVDRLAKIGCEVSLFIDADERQIEASRRVGAPAIELHTGRYADAETPTEVAEELKRVADGVAFGLAQGLIVNAGHGLHYHNVEAVAAIKGINELNIGHALVAHALFVGFKSAVSEMKALILAAALKG